Proteins encoded within one genomic window of Candidatus Berkiella cookevillensis:
- a CDS encoding NAD-dependent epimerase: protein MKVLVTGAAGFIGSFVAKQLLENNHEVVGLDNLNDYYSVELKKDRLKNLSHYEKFTFVQGDIKEYSLINELFETQRFNRVVHLAAQAGVRYSIENPFVYIDSNITGFINVLEACRHYHIEHLVYASSSSVYGSNTKLPFSTEDNVDHPISLYAATKKSNELMAHVYSHLYHIPTTGLRFFTVYGPWGRPDMALFKFVKAIYNGDEVSVYNNGEMIRDFTYVDDIVTGILKILELAPQSNPNMSMTERTPDKSHGPYRVYNIGNNQPVPLMAFIEAIEEACGKKAKLAFLPMQQGDVPATHADVTPLEHDFNYCPNTSIKEGVNRFVKWYKDYYRLRT, encoded by the coding sequence ATGAAGGTATTGGTTACAGGTGCTGCAGGTTTTATTGGCTCTTTTGTTGCAAAGCAGCTTTTGGAAAATAATCATGAGGTTGTGGGGCTGGATAATTTGAATGATTATTACAGTGTAGAGTTGAAAAAAGATAGGCTAAAAAATTTATCACATTATGAAAAATTTACCTTTGTTCAGGGCGATATAAAAGAATATAGTCTCATTAATGAGCTTTTTGAAACACAGAGATTTAATAGGGTTGTGCATTTGGCTGCGCAAGCAGGTGTTCGATATTCTATTGAAAATCCTTTTGTATATATTGATTCTAATATAACAGGTTTTATCAACGTACTAGAGGCATGTCGCCATTATCACATTGAGCATCTTGTTTACGCATCTTCTAGCTCTGTTTATGGTAGTAATACAAAATTACCTTTTTCTACAGAAGACAATGTTGATCATCCTATTAGTTTATATGCAGCAACTAAGAAATCAAATGAGTTAATGGCGCATGTATATTCACATTTGTATCATATACCAACCACAGGACTAAGATTCTTTACAGTCTATGGTCCTTGGGGGCGTCCCGATATGGCGCTCTTCAAATTCGTAAAAGCGATTTACAATGGGGATGAAGTGTCTGTCTATAATAATGGTGAAATGATTCGAGACTTTACCTATGTAGATGATATTGTCACAGGCATTTTAAAAATTCTTGAATTAGCACCTCAGTCTAACCCAAATATGAGCATGACCGAGAGAACGCCAGATAAAAGTCATGGGCCTTATCGTGTATACAATATTGGCAATAATCAACCTGTACCATTGATGGCATTTATTGAAGCTATTGAAGAAGCATGTGGCAAAAAGGCAAAGCTTGCATTCTTGCCTATGCAGCAAGGCGATGTGCCAGCAACACATGCGGATGTAACACCCTTGGAGCATGATTTTAATTATTGCCCTAATACGAGTATTAAAGAGGGAGTAAATCGATTTGTGAAGTGGTATAAAGATTATTATCGTCTTCGTACATGA
- a CDS encoding RDD family protein: MFTNTLINTSPHLPASVFRRLAAFVYDAFIVFSLAILATAFALILNEGQSFQNVQYLFLSYLFIVIASFLTWFWQRSGQTLGMLSWKIKVVQSDLRPLTWRKAWMRLLIAIPFSLLFGITWLWCFFDKQKQSLHDRICGTQVIHYAQPPKSRKKR; this comes from the coding sequence ATGTTTACTAACACACTTATAAATACATCCCCTCATCTACCAGCCTCTGTGTTTCGGCGCTTAGCAGCATTTGTATATGATGCTTTTATTGTCTTTTCCCTTGCTATTCTTGCAACTGCTTTTGCATTGATTTTGAATGAAGGTCAATCCTTTCAGAACGTTCAATATTTATTTCTGAGTTATTTATTTATAGTCATTGCCAGCTTTTTAACCTGGTTTTGGCAAAGAAGCGGTCAAACATTAGGCATGCTTTCATGGAAAATTAAGGTTGTTCAATCAGATTTAAGACCGCTGACTTGGAGAAAAGCGTGGATGAGACTATTGATTGCCATACCTTTCTCGCTGCTGTTTGGCATAACCTGGCTATGGTGTTTTTTTGATAAGCAGAAGCAAAGTTTGCATGATAGAATTTGCGGCACTCAGGTCATTCATTACGCTCAACCGCCTAAAAGCAGGAAAAAACGGTAG
- a CDS encoding protein kinase domain-containing protein, translated as MPGTKLICFDFDQTIVNGHFHAAMRGRGVRANDTEPGVQVLQQDGTFKNMRTDQAVPKSSGASLETIEAFLASADGLKNGAEMAQTIREAIDNGHKIAITSFTHYPEVVLPTLKKLGLEDKYIQQICIVGGYPSHGKPDGSPDGKEQHITAAIQHFNKHGVGLRREDTMLVDDSTHNISKVPSGTTVIVPRDRNPPPTYFEAIRKFASKAPILTQQPQYPGYPQQTYSPPVSPPRYEQALPATKDGLFKVEPMDWAKAIQYFEKNPSTTKCDKKTNGLGCSFIKVGDAIYAIKTGSCLGEGAFGKVKTVQNMNGENFAVKVEGRTKRGDLDSEVKIMKMLGELQGEADRVYGKTFKGQYAQNKLYTVMKLKEGNELFEELYMGKKRGAPRKDLPDSQRLLLAIKAAEAIKVLHDKNIIHADIKPENFMANVKGENIVIGAIDFGFSMVLAPGQDKIIGGAKGSPIYCAPEIVQIINGNVYGRNPATFSKASDIYSIGKMFEHDFGLKMGEDFYRRILNPDPKMRPTMPQILDQLYTKLDMQPNLSSEVRMMTDNYLRERKINPQAFRDAQELRDSQVLTARVQSANNLGTLVKAINDYPWDIKNSQGIVMDKQKMIAAMTKILNDPKEVATIVAAKGMSQDAVRDANLTGNHGFYGKFMSFVQEQHQLNLATKAREEALTASVQSANNLGTLVKAINDYPWDIKNSQGIVMDKQKMIAAMTKILNDPKEVATIVAAKGMSQDAVRDANLTGNHGFYGKFMSFVQGQHQLNLATQAREAALTASVQSANNLGALVKIINNYPGDIKNSQGVVMDKQKMIAAMTEILNDPKKVAAIAAGGMPPSGVLTSNHDFLGKFISFAQEQHQLNLAKAREGAQKHQQKALEGIENFLAKDEKGIKSLYEEHSRSQSSVTVGRWMSNLHKDAGKAMFGKGKEREAQIKLLSDCITNLKDKGPDEKAVKIYAILTKIESEIGREHNSRESGMDKMIKAQKQNLETVYPDLKDPRNAAAIQKAGEAILKEVRSAEEVKENSKQRFR; from the coding sequence ATGCCTGGAACTAAACTAATTTGCTTTGATTTTGACCAGACTATCGTGAATGGTCATTTCCACGCTGCCATGAGGGGGCGTGGAGTGAGAGCAAATGATACCGAGCCAGGCGTACAGGTACTGCAGCAAGATGGCACCTTTAAAAATATGCGCACTGATCAAGCTGTGCCAAAGAGTAGTGGCGCATCATTAGAGACAATAGAGGCATTCTTAGCGAGTGCTGATGGACTTAAAAATGGTGCGGAAATGGCACAAACAATTCGTGAAGCAATCGATAATGGCCATAAAATTGCGATCACATCTTTTACACACTATCCCGAAGTGGTATTACCTACCTTGAAAAAATTGGGACTTGAAGACAAATACATACAGCAAATTTGTATTGTTGGCGGTTATCCAAGTCATGGTAAACCAGACGGCTCACCTGATGGCAAAGAGCAGCATATTACAGCAGCAATACAACATTTTAATAAGCACGGTGTAGGATTAAGAAGAGAAGATACAATGTTAGTAGATGATTCTACGCATAACATAAGTAAAGTACCTTCAGGCACAACTGTTATAGTACCTAGAGATCGGAATCCGCCGCCAACTTATTTTGAAGCAATAAGAAAATTTGCGAGCAAAGCGCCAATTCTGACACAACAGCCACAATACCCAGGATACCCACAACAAACCTATTCTCCACCAGTATCTCCTCCTAGATATGAACAAGCACTTCCGGCGACCAAAGATGGTTTGTTTAAGGTAGAGCCTATGGATTGGGCTAAGGCTATTCAATATTTTGAGAAAAATCCAAGCACCACAAAATGTGATAAAAAAACAAATGGATTGGGTTGTTCTTTTATTAAAGTAGGAGATGCTATTTATGCAATTAAAACAGGATCGTGTTTGGGGGAAGGTGCTTTTGGAAAAGTAAAAACAGTTCAAAATATGAATGGAGAGAATTTTGCTGTAAAAGTTGAAGGAAGAACAAAACGTGGAGATTTAGATTCTGAAGTAAAAATCATGAAAATGCTTGGTGAATTACAAGGTGAGGCAGATCGAGTATATGGAAAGACTTTTAAAGGGCAATATGCACAAAACAAATTATATACCGTTATGAAATTAAAAGAGGGAAACGAGCTTTTTGAAGAGCTTTACATGGGCAAAAAGAGAGGTGCACCTCGCAAAGATCTCCCTGACTCCCAACGGTTATTATTGGCAATTAAAGCCGCTGAAGCTATAAAAGTATTACATGATAAAAACATTATACATGCTGATATCAAACCAGAAAATTTTATGGCTAATGTAAAGGGAGAAAATATTGTCATAGGTGCAATTGATTTTGGGTTTTCCATGGTATTAGCACCTGGTCAAGATAAAATTATTGGTGGAGCAAAAGGATCTCCCATCTATTGTGCACCAGAGATTGTACAGATAATCAATGGTAATGTTTATGGAAGGAATCCTGCAACATTTTCAAAAGCATCAGATATATATTCTATTGGAAAAATGTTTGAACATGATTTTGGTCTCAAAATGGGGGAGGATTTTTATAGGCGTATACTCAATCCTGATCCTAAAATGCGCCCAACAATGCCGCAGATATTAGATCAATTATACACTAAATTAGACATGCAACCTAATTTGAGCTCAGAAGTAAGAATGATGACCGATAATTACTTGCGTGAAAGAAAGATTAATCCGCAAGCGTTTCGAGATGCTCAAGAGCTTCGAGATTCTCAAGTGCTTACCGCAAGAGTCCAATCTGCAAACAATCTAGGGACGCTTGTAAAAGCCATCAATGATTATCCATGGGACATTAAAAACTCTCAAGGTATTGTTATGGATAAGCAGAAAATGATTGCGGCTATGACTAAGATCCTTAATGATCCCAAAGAGGTTGCCACTATTGTTGCTGCTAAAGGTATGAGTCAAGATGCAGTGCGAGATGCAAACCTGACAGGAAATCATGGTTTTTACGGTAAATTTATGTCTTTTGTACAAGAGCAACATCAATTAAATTTAGCCACTAAAGCTAGAGAAGAAGCACTTACCGCAAGCGTCCAATCTGCAAATAATCTAGGGACGCTTGTAAAAGCCATCAATGATTATCCATGGGACATTAAAAACTCTCAAGGTATTGTTATGGATAAGCAGAAAATGATTGCGGCTATGACTAAGATCCTTAATGATCCCAAAGAGGTTGCCACTATTGTTGCTGCTAAAGGTATGAGTCAAGATGCAGTGCGAGATGCAAACCTGACAGGAAATCATGGTTTTTACGGTAAATTTATGTCTTTTGTACAAGGGCAACATCAATTAAATCTAGCCACTCAAGCTAGAGAGGCAGCACTTACCGCAAGCGTCCAATCTGCAAACAATCTAGGGGCGCTTGTAAAAATCATCAATAATTATCCAGGGGACATTAAAAATTCTCAAGGTGTTGTTATGGATAAGCAGAAAATGATTGCGGCTATGACTGAGATCCTTAATGATCCTAAAAAGGTTGCCGCTATTGCTGCTGGTGGCATGCCTCCAAGTGGAGTCCTGACAAGCAATCATGATTTTTTAGGTAAATTTATTTCTTTTGCACAAGAGCAACATCAATTAAATCTAGCTAAAGCTAGAGAGGGAGCACAAAAACATCAACAGAAAGCACTGGAAGGAATAGAAAATTTTCTTGCTAAAGATGAAAAAGGTATTAAGTCGTTATATGAAGAGCATAGTAGAAGCCAGTCTTCTGTTACGGTTGGAAGATGGATGTCTAATTTACATAAAGATGCGGGTAAGGCTATGTTTGGTAAGGGAAAAGAGCGAGAGGCGCAGATAAAATTACTCAGTGATTGCATTACGAATTTAAAAGACAAAGGTCCAGATGAAAAAGCTGTGAAAATTTATGCTATTTTGACAAAAATAGAAAGTGAAATTGGTCGAGAACACAATAGTCGTGAATCAGGTATGGATAAAATGATTAAAGCACAAAAGCAAAATTTAGAAACGGTGTACCCTGATTTAAAAGATCCACGGAATGCAGCAGCTATTCAGAAGGCGGGAGAAGCTATACTGAAAGAAGTGCGTTCTGCTGAAGAGGTAAAAGAGAACAGCAAGCAGCGCTTCAGATAA
- a CDS encoding nucleotide sugar dehydrogenase, translating to MQVVIKIKNAKERTVESKRKVSVIGLGYVGLPVACAFGLTQEVIGFDINEKRINALSKGHDHTQAVSEKELKEAKIEFTTQKEALRKANFHIIAVPTPVDKANQPDLTCLVQSSETVASILKKGDIVVYESTVYPGVTEEVCLPILEKISSLKGGIDFSVGYSPERINPGDKSKTFQNITKVVSGQDEVTTEIVAQVYGSVVKAGVFKAESIKVAEAAKVIENTQRDLNIALMNELAIIFERIGIDSKAVIAAASTKWNFLPFFPGLVGGHCIGVDPYYLTFKAKQLGYRPEVILAGRRINDNMGKYVAGQTVKQMIRSDSHVKGAKVAVLGLTFKEDCPDVRNTRVVDVIHELQSYDIEVLVHDPVAAVDEAKIEYGVNLVGWHQITDVDAIVLCVSHKEFLEKEPQQYAKCFANCRIIYDVKSALDQKEFEKHGIQIWRL from the coding sequence ATGCAAGTAGTTATAAAAATAAAGAATGCTAAGGAGAGGACGGTGGAATCCAAAAGAAAAGTTTCTGTAATTGGCTTAGGTTATGTTGGATTGCCTGTGGCATGTGCCTTTGGTTTAACACAAGAAGTCATTGGTTTTGATATCAATGAAAAAAGAATTAATGCGCTCTCTAAAGGTCATGATCATACTCAAGCTGTTTCTGAGAAAGAATTAAAAGAAGCAAAAATTGAATTCACAACGCAGAAAGAAGCACTGAGAAAAGCAAATTTTCATATTATTGCTGTTCCGACCCCTGTGGATAAGGCAAACCAGCCAGATTTAACTTGTTTGGTTCAGTCCTCAGAAACAGTTGCGAGTATTTTGAAAAAGGGTGATATCGTTGTATATGAATCTACGGTATACCCTGGTGTGACGGAAGAAGTATGTTTACCCATTCTAGAAAAAATATCTTCTCTTAAAGGTGGGATTGATTTTAGCGTTGGTTATTCACCAGAGCGAATTAATCCAGGCGATAAAAGTAAAACCTTTCAAAACATAACCAAAGTCGTATCAGGTCAAGATGAGGTAACCACAGAGATTGTTGCGCAAGTCTATGGCTCTGTTGTCAAAGCTGGTGTTTTTAAAGCAGAAAGCATAAAAGTTGCAGAGGCTGCAAAAGTAATTGAAAACACGCAGCGTGATTTAAATATTGCATTGATGAATGAGCTTGCCATCATTTTTGAAAGAATTGGTATTGATAGCAAGGCTGTTATTGCGGCAGCAAGTACAAAATGGAATTTTTTGCCATTTTTCCCAGGGCTTGTTGGCGGGCATTGTATTGGCGTCGATCCTTACTATTTAACCTTTAAAGCAAAGCAATTAGGCTATCGTCCAGAAGTGATACTTGCAGGGCGTCGTATTAACGACAACATGGGGAAATATGTTGCGGGACAAACTGTGAAGCAAATGATTCGTTCTGACAGTCATGTAAAAGGCGCTAAAGTGGCTGTATTAGGTTTGACTTTTAAAGAGGATTGCCCAGATGTGCGAAATACTCGGGTTGTTGATGTGATTCATGAATTGCAATCTTATGATATTGAGGTATTAGTACATGATCCTGTGGCAGCTGTTGATGAAGCAAAAATAGAATATGGCGTAAACTTAGTGGGGTGGCATCAAATAACAGATGTTGATGCGATTGTGCTTTGTGTATCACATAAAGAATTTCTAGAAAAAGAGCCGCAACAGTATGCAAAATGTTTTGCAAATTGTCGTATTATTTATGATGTAAAATCAGCACTCGATCAAAAAGAATTTGAAAAACATGGCATACAGATTTGGAGATTGTAA
- a CDS encoding MFS transporter, which translates to MISTTVGNDIAKKPHVLMLVLLISFGTVCAVLFTPALPSISDFFGVSNAAAQLAVSLYLVGYALGQLPYGPIANRFGRLPALKFGITLQLFGTAFCIVSYHTELFLLLLIGRFIMALGASVGLMMAYTLLNDFYEQSAARTIASKMMMAFAILPGVSLFLGGFLCEIFDWQSCFYFLFAYGIFMFCLATLFLKEPVFLRIKCLELKSIADGLLVVSKNQKVVSYAMLMGGCTAIIYMYSAASPFICMDVLQMDESQFGVLSVIPPLGILLGSWCANKLNQKYAANIVIKYGIVFGLLSAVVMLVGFYMHMSIITLLLPMMMINASLTLVMANASVLSSSSCDDKASAASMMNFINMSVGAVGVALLQLFPQAWLGLLPLSILAVLLFMMIVLKVIYRFQK; encoded by the coding sequence ATGATTAGCACAACCGTCGGCAACGATATCGCAAAAAAACCACATGTACTCATGCTGGTTCTCTTAATTTCTTTTGGTACGGTATGTGCGGTTTTATTTACGCCTGCATTGCCTAGTATTTCAGATTTTTTTGGTGTGTCTAATGCGGCGGCTCAATTGGCGGTAAGCCTTTATTTGGTTGGCTATGCGCTTGGTCAATTGCCCTATGGTCCGATCGCCAATCGTTTTGGTCGTTTGCCGGCATTAAAATTTGGAATTACCTTACAGCTTTTCGGGACTGCCTTTTGTATTGTCTCTTATCACACAGAATTGTTTTTGTTGTTATTAATTGGTCGTTTTATCATGGCACTGGGCGCAAGTGTTGGTTTGATGATGGCATATACACTTTTAAATGACTTTTATGAACAATCTGCTGCGCGTACGATTGCTTCAAAAATGATGATGGCATTTGCAATTTTACCTGGTGTTTCATTGTTTTTAGGCGGATTTTTATGTGAAATTTTTGACTGGCAAAGTTGTTTTTATTTTTTATTTGCCTATGGCATTTTTATGTTTTGTTTAGCTACTTTGTTTTTGAAAGAGCCAGTATTCTTGAGGATAAAGTGCTTGGAGTTAAAAAGCATTGCAGATGGGCTTTTAGTGGTTTCAAAAAATCAAAAGGTTGTCTCTTATGCGATGTTGATGGGAGGATGTACTGCAATTATCTATATGTATAGTGCGGCAAGCCCCTTTATTTGTATGGATGTTTTGCAGATGGATGAGTCTCAATTTGGTGTTTTAAGTGTTATACCACCTTTAGGGATATTGCTTGGTTCTTGGTGTGCAAATAAATTAAATCAAAAATATGCTGCAAATATTGTGATCAAATATGGCATAGTTTTTGGACTGTTGAGTGCAGTTGTGATGCTGGTAGGCTTCTATATGCATATGAGTATTATAACTTTATTGCTGCCAATGATGATGATCAATGCATCTTTAACCCTAGTAATGGCGAATGCTTCTGTGCTGTCAAGCAGCAGCTGTGACGACAAGGCAAGTGCTGCCAGTATGATGAATTTTATTAATATGAGTGTGGGAGCTGTGGGCGTTGCTTTATTACAGTTGTTTCCACAAGCATGGCTTGGATTGTTGCCCTTAAGTATTTTGGCTGTACTGCTTTTTATGATGATTGTTTTGAAAGTGATTTATCGTTTTCAAAAATAG
- a CDS encoding LysR family transcriptional regulator, which translates to MKLKLEQLHLFKQVADSNSFTAAATILGISKVAVSKQIAQLELILKVPLFERTTRKLALTPQGEMLYQHSVAVLQQVQNLEDAFSALQSTPSGNVRIMVTPHFAEYFLLPHLPEFLSTYPEVKIEILLEERFPHLEKENIDIFMGSSMPGYDNLVRKQIAQTRYVLCASPQYLERYGTPHTPKDLIKHRYLTHTMRRPSDVIHFSKGEDLKVSPILSLNDTKALLQCAINHMGIVKLHDYVVQEMLCQKKLIALLPSYHEETIPIYLFYTYRKFLPNTMRVLLDFIEAKMHCQDKMRQ; encoded by the coding sequence ATGAAGTTAAAATTAGAGCAATTACACTTATTCAAACAAGTTGCAGATTCTAATAGTTTCACGGCAGCAGCAACGATATTAGGTATATCTAAGGTAGCGGTTAGCAAACAAATTGCTCAACTAGAACTGATTCTTAAAGTGCCATTATTTGAACGCACGACACGAAAGTTAGCACTTACCCCACAAGGCGAAATGCTCTATCAGCATAGCGTAGCAGTACTGCAACAAGTACAAAATTTAGAAGATGCCTTTTCTGCTTTACAAAGCACGCCAAGCGGTAATGTACGAATCATGGTTACGCCTCATTTTGCTGAATATTTTCTGCTCCCTCATTTACCTGAGTTTTTAAGCACTTATCCTGAAGTAAAAATTGAGATCTTACTAGAAGAACGTTTTCCGCATTTAGAAAAAGAAAATATTGATATTTTCATGGGTTCAAGCATGCCTGGCTATGATAATTTAGTGCGAAAACAAATAGCACAAACCCGCTATGTGCTCTGCGCCTCACCTCAATACCTTGAAAGATATGGTACACCGCACACCCCTAAAGATCTCATCAAACATCGTTATTTAACCCATACTATGCGCAGACCCAGTGATGTAATTCATTTTTCAAAAGGAGAAGATCTCAAAGTCTCTCCTATTCTCAGTCTCAACGACACAAAAGCATTACTACAATGCGCCATTAATCATATGGGGATCGTTAAACTGCATGATTATGTGGTTCAAGAAATGCTCTGTCAAAAAAAGCTTATAGCGCTTTTACCTTCTTACCATGAAGAGACAATCCCTATTTATCTTTTTTATACCTATAGAAAATTTTTACCGAATACAATGAGAGTGTTGCTAGATTTTATTGAAGCAAAAATGCATTGTCAGGATAAAATGAGACAATAA